A stretch of Cicer arietinum cultivar CDC Frontier isolate Library 1 chromosome 5, Cicar.CDCFrontier_v2.0, whole genome shotgun sequence DNA encodes these proteins:
- the LOC101501072 gene encoding adenine phosphoribosyltransferase 5, whose translation MFAEENGLKGDPRLQRIYQAINVVPHFPKNGIMFQDITTLLLDHNAFKDTVDIFVDRYRDMHISVVAGIEARGFLFGPSVALGIGAKFVPLRKPHKLPGEVFSEKYSLEYGTDCLELHVGAIQPGERAIVIDDLVATGGTLSAGIRLLECAGAEVVECACVIGVPEVKGRCTLIGKPLYVLVEPRQLDQCF comes from the exons ATGTTTGCCGAAGAAAATGGTCTTAAGGGTGACCCTAGGTTGCAACGCATCTATCAAGCCATCAACGTCGTCCCTCACTTCCCCAAAAatg GAATAATGTTTCAAGACATAACGACATTGTTGTTAGATCACAACGCGTTTAAAGATACTGTCGACATTTTTGTCGATCGTTACAGAGACATGCACATTTCTGTTGTTGCTG GAATTGAAGCACGGGGATTCCTGTTTGGTCCCTCAGTTGCGTTGGGCATTGGTGCAAAGTTTGTTCCTTTACGTAAACCTCACAAGCTACCTG GCGAAGTATTTTCCGAAAAATATTCTCTAGAATATGGAACTGATTGTTTGGAGCTGCATGTTGGCGCTATCCAGCCCGGTGAACGTGCTATAGTTATTGATGACTTGGTGGCAACTGGTGGAACTTTGTCAGCAGGGATAAGACTTTTAG AATGTGCTGGTGCTGAAGTAGTGGAATGTGCTTGTGTGATTGGTGTCCCCGAGGTCAAG GGACGGTGCACACTTATTGGAAAGCCGCTTTATGTCCTTGTGGAGCCGCGCCAATTAGACCAATGTTTTTGA
- the LOC101501701 gene encoding putative lipid-binding protein AIR1 yields MASNKFSITILVIFLLAYLTFTEANGSCPPSPKPKPPPPPSPKPCPTPASAPPPVQGSCPKDTLKLGVCADLLRLVKVPVGNPPSGSSCCALIKGLADLEAALCLCTAIKTNVLGNNLNVPVTLTWILSACQKTLPRGFQCA; encoded by the coding sequence ATGGCTTCCAACAAATTCTCTATCACAATTTTAGTGATTTTTCTCCTTGCTTACTTAACATTCACTGAGGCTAATGGTTCATGCCCACCATCACCAAAGCCaaaaccaccaccaccaccttcACCTAAGCCTTGTCCTACTCCAGCTTCCGCTCCACCTCCAGTCCAAGGTTCATGCCCCAAAGACACCTTAAAGTTAGGGGTTTGTGCTGATCTTTTAAGGTTGGTTAAGGTTCCTGTTGGAAATCCTCCTTCAGGTAGTAGTTGTTGTGCATTGATAAAAGGTTTGGCTGATTTGGAGGCTGCACTTTGTCTTTGCACTGCAATTAAGACCAATGTGCTTGGAAATAACTTGAATGTACCTGTCACACTCACTTGGATCCTTAGTGCATGTCAAAAGACACTGCCTCGTGGTTTCCAATGTGCTTAA
- the LOC101501388 gene encoding PX domain-containing protein EREL1 — protein sequence MQRRSPPKHRHDGTSPLPLGMDWSPAPRKWNGRDTEWPHNHRTGWSYCVIIPSWVFVPKSRNSDPIVFYRLQVGIQSPEGITNIHGVLRRFNDFLKLFADIKKEHPGKNIPPAPPKGLLRLKSRALLEERRRSLEEWITKLLSDIDISRCASVASFLELETAARSSFQEASQQNSLTDPGSNGRVYSVQSPLPSSLSLAAGSSSVASDYGSDTLYEPSEVGTPRIGRDDNSEVGTDDLTLDEDMTNPIEKLVKYGISNIDEGLFMGQTILEQLEGLPRHKVNARHVNNVTGKDTNNGNSYDSSLLANNTMELFSEAGHANVFGHVRKFSNESVGSDGSSIRGSDMSNFGIPNSSGDGSVDLPGCASVSRETDVVGHTKMKCNGDAQLVLPLDQRNKLNRVLSTMQRRLVTAKTDMEDLVVRLNQEIAAKDFLTTKVKDLEVELETTKQKNKENLQQAILIERERFTQMQWDMEELRRKSLEMEMKLKSESDGNAGQNLTKESIVQQNDELLQNLDTAREQLEILSKQYGELEAKSKADIKVLVKEVKSLRSSQTELKKELSESVKEKCEAEKLLLHEGEKRERAETTSRKLLEKCGLLFKQLQECNVNLPYNDEDTTFLRSSSADAFDQLKTSDDQIDILLAEVENLEKDYGSAASDVDKTSDIKDGVICGDEMRKIIADLFMDNVRLRKQTNRVTRHALKLDMTTSVDSPSMENVTSI from the exons atgcaGAGACGAAGTCCTCCCAAACATAGACACGATGGGACTTCGCCGCTGCCTCTTGGCATGGATTGGAGTCCTGCACCTCGAAAATGG AATGGGCGGGACACCGAATGGCCTCACAATCATCGTACCGGTTGGAGTTATTGCGTCATAATACCTTCTTGGGTCTTCGTTCCAAAATCAAGAAATTCAGATCCTATAGTG TTCTACAGGCTTCAAGTTGGTATACAATCACCAGAAGGGATTACTAATATCCATGGAGTACTAAGAAGGTTCAATGATTTTCTAAAGTTGTTTGCTGAT ATTAAAAAGGAGCATCCTGGGAAAAATATCCCTCCAGCACCTCCCAAGGGACTCTTGCGATTGAAAAGCCGAGCTTTGTTGGAAGAG AGAAGGCGCTCTTTGGAGGAGTGGATCACCAAACTATTGTCTGATATTGATATATCAAGATGTGCTTCCGTGGCCTCATTTCTTGAGTTAGAAACTGCTGCTAGATCTT CATTTCAAGAAGCAAGCCAGCAGAATTCATTAACAGATCCTGGTTCCAATGGCAGAGTTTATTCGGTGCAATCACCTCTCCCTTCAAGCTTATCATTAGCTGCTGGCAGTTCTTCTGTTGCGTCAGATTATGGTAGTGATACTCTATATGAGCCATCTGAAGTAGGAACTCCAAGAATTGGACGGGATGATAATTCTGAAGTCGGGACAGATGATCTGACTTTAGATGAAGATATGACAAATCCAATAGAAAAGCTTGTAAAATATGGTATATCGAATATTGATGAGGGTTTGTTTATGGGTCAGACTATTCTAGAACAATTAGAAGGACTTCCTAGGCATAAAGTAAATGCCAGACATGTGAACAATGTTACGGGGAAGGACACAAATAATGGTAATTCATATGATTCTTCACTTTTAGCTAATAATACCATGGAGCTTTTCTCTGAGGCTGGACATGCTAATGTTTTTGGTCACGTTCGTAAATTTTCAAATGAGAGTGTTGGAAGTGATGGAAGCTCAATACGAGGTAGTGACATGTCTAATTTTGGGATTCCAAATTCATCTGGTGATGGCTCTGTCGACCTTCCTGGTTGTGCTTCGGTTTCAAGAGAAACAGATGTTGTGGGTCATACAAAGATGAAGTGTAATGGCGATGCTCAATTAGTCCTTCCGCTAGATCAACGAAATAAACTGAACAGGGTTCTGTCAACCATGCAGAGAAGGCTAGTCACAGCGAAAACTGATATGGAGGACCTTGTAGTTAgattaaatcaagaaatagcTGCAAAGGATTTTCTAACGACAAAG GTCAAGGATTTGGAAGTTGAACTTGAAACTACCAAACAGAAAAATAAGGAGAACTTGCAGCAGGCTATTCTTATTGAGAGGGAAAGATTTACCCAAATGCAGTGGGATATGGAGGAACTCAGACGAAAGTCACTGGAAATGGAGATGAAACTGAAGTCTGAATCG GATGGGAATGCTGGTCAGAATTTAACAAAGGAATCAATTGTTCAGCAGAACGATGAGCTGTTGCAGAATTTAGACACTGCTAGAGAGCAGCTGgaaattttgtcaaaacagTATGGAGAGCTAGAAGCGAAATCCAAAGCAGACATAAAAGTTTTAGTTAAAGAGGTGAAATCTCTCCGTAGTTCCCAAACagaattgaagaaggaacttaGTGAGTCTGTAAAGGAGAAATGTGAAGCTGAG AAACTACTACTTCACGAAGGAGAGAAGAGGGAACGGGCAGAAACTACTTCGAGAAAACTTCTTGAGAAATGTGGGCTTCTTTTTAAGCAGCTTCAAGAGTGCAATGTTAATCTTCCATACAATGACGAGGATACGACATTCTTGCGGTCATCGTCAGCTGACGCTTTTGATCAATTAAAGACATCTGATGACCAAATTGACATCCTACTAGCAGAG GTAGAAAACTTAGAGAAGGATTACGGAAGTGCTGCTTCTGATGTAGATAAAACCAGTGACATAAAAGATGGTGTAATCTGTGGTGATGAAATGAGAAAGATTATAGCAGATTTGTTCATGGATAATGTTAGATTGCGAAAACAGACAAATCGCGTTACAAGGCATGCTCTCAAATTGGATATGACAACAAGTGTTGATTCTCCTTCAATGGAAAATGTAACAAGTATTTAG
- the LOC101502029 gene encoding putative lipid-binding protein AIR1 — MASNKFSAIILVLSLLAYSTLTEANGSCPPSPKPKPPPPSPKPCPTPASAPPSPSPSSQGSCPKDALKLGVCADVLGLVNVIIGNPPSGSKCCALIKGLTDLEAALCLCTALKANVLGINLNVPITLSLVLSACQKTVPSDFQCV; from the coding sequence ATGGCTTCCAACAAATTCTCTGCCATTATTTTAGTGCTTTCTCTCCTTGCTTACTCAACATTGACTGAGGCTAATGGTTCATGTCCACCATCACCCAAGCCTAAACCACCACCACCTTCACCAAAGCCTTGTCCTACTCCGGCTTCCGCTCCACCTTCACCTTCACCTTCATCCCAAGGTTCTTGTCCTAAAGATGCCTTAAAGTTAGGGGTTTGTGCTGATGTTTTAGGGTTGGTTAATGTTATTATTGGAAATCCTCCTTCAGGAAGTAAATGTTGTGCATTGATAAAAGGTTTGACTGATTTGGAAGCTGCACTCTGTCTTTGCACTGCACTTAAGGCCAATGTGCTTGGAATTAACTTGAATGTACCAATCACACTTAGTTTGGTCCTTAGTGCATGTCAAAAAACAGTCCCTTCTGATTTCCAATGTGTTTAA